In Verrucomicrobiia bacterium, the following are encoded in one genomic region:
- a CDS encoding DJ-1/PfpI family protein, with amino-acid sequence MKHKVLVIIGDATETVDTLYPYYRLIEGGYQPVVAAPEKRRYQMVLHEIKPGWTITKEWEGYSIEAEVAFKDINPDDYLGIFFSGGRAPEYIREDEALLSITRDFFAKNKPVASVCHGVEIPARAGCVKGKRMATVAKCKFDLEICGGTYVNEPCVIDGNMVSGRTYHDSGHFVGPWIKMLDEAAAKLGKK; translated from the coding sequence ATGAAGCACAAAGTTTTAGTCATTATCGGTGATGCCACGGAAACCGTGGACACGTTGTATCCATACTATCGCTTGATCGAGGGCGGTTATCAGCCGGTGGTGGCGGCTCCGGAGAAGCGGCGCTATCAGATGGTGCTGCACGAGATCAAGCCAGGGTGGACGATCACGAAGGAGTGGGAGGGGTATTCCATCGAGGCAGAAGTCGCCTTCAAGGACATCAATCCGGATGATTATCTAGGCATCTTTTTCAGTGGCGGTCGCGCGCCGGAGTATATCCGTGAGGATGAGGCACTTCTGAGTATCACACGCGATTTCTTTGCGAAGAACAAGCCGGTGGCGAGTGTGTGCCACGGCGTGGAGATTCCGGCGCGGGCGGGTTGCGTGAAGGGCAAGCGCATGGCGACGGTGGCGAAGTGCAAGTTCGACTTGGAGATCTGCGGCGGCACGTATGTGAATGAGCCGTGCGTGATCGATGGGAACATGGTGAGCGGTCGCACGTATCATGACAGTGGTCACTTCGTGGGGCCGTGGATCAAGATGCTGGATGAAGCCGCGGCGAAGTTGGGGAAGAAGTAG
- a CDS encoding WG repeat-containing protein, whose protein sequence is MKRIERKKIGMVAGALLLSLTVVWAAERPPLPFSKDGKFGYQGRKREVVIEPKYDFANEFSEGFAAVGVGAYPKTKWGYIDLTGKMVIEPKFDEAYAFSEGIAAVRMGVTEKAKGQLGYIDKTGKYIVEPKFDEAEPFKDGRARVRIIKEGYGYINTKGEVVEALKL, encoded by the coding sequence ATGAAACGAATTGAGCGGAAGAAGATCGGGATGGTGGCGGGTGCGTTGTTGCTGTCGCTGACGGTGGTGTGGGCGGCGGAGCGTCCGCCGTTGCCGTTCTCGAAGGATGGGAAGTTCGGTTACCAAGGTCGCAAACGCGAGGTGGTGATCGAGCCGAAGTATGATTTCGCCAATGAGTTTTCGGAAGGATTCGCAGCGGTGGGAGTGGGCGCTTATCCGAAAACGAAGTGGGGTTATATCGATCTGACGGGGAAGATGGTGATCGAGCCGAAATTTGATGAGGCGTATGCATTCTCCGAAGGGATTGCGGCGGTACGTATGGGTGTGACGGAGAAGGCGAAGGGGCAGTTGGGTTACATCGACAAGACGGGGAAGTATATCGTGGAGCCGAAGTTTGATGAAGCGGAGCCATTCAAGGATGGGCGCGCGCGGGTGCGGATCATCAAGGAGGGTTACGGCTACATCAATACGAAGGGTGAAGTGGTGGAGGCGTTGAAGTTATGA
- a CDS encoding arylsulfatase produces the protein MRRLLLTVLGWWMVMGSIVYAAQQQRQPNVIVVITDDQGYGDIGAHGNTMIRTPNLDRLHGQSVRLTDFHVDPTCSPTRAALLTGRYSTRSGVWHTIMGRSLMYHDEVTLADVFKENKYQTGIFGKWHLGDSYPMRPQDRGFQEVLIHGGGGVGQTPDFWGNDYFDDTYWQNGVAKEFKGYCTDVFFNGALSFIEKNKEKPFFVYLPTNVPHSPYNVAEKYSKYYKDKGVPPEMAKFYGMIEQFDENMGVLMGKLKEWGLEENTILIYLTDNGTSAGIIRSAGAGKGKKAAEPSGWTGFNAGMRGAKGGVYDGGHRVPFFIRWPKGGIGGGKDVAQLAAHMDVLPTLVDLCGLKFTAKNPLDGKSVAPLLKGEGKSWPERTFFVHTQREEIPPKWKNSAVMTSQWRLVNGKELYDIKADAGQTADVAAKNPEVVAKLTAEYEAWWKSLEPSLARYGWITLGAPQDNPTHLNCMDWHADQAQIPWHQGMIDKMPVANGYWMVAVAASGKYEITLRHKPAVAKFDLQATQAVVKVGEVEAKVEMPAGANEVKVMMNLPKGQAKMQTWLKDAAKGEERGAFFVEVKKVD, from the coding sequence ATGAGAAGGTTGCTGCTGACAGTGCTGGGCTGGTGGATGGTGATGGGCAGCATTGTTTACGCAGCGCAGCAACAGCGGCAGCCGAATGTCATCGTGGTGATCACGGATGACCAGGGCTACGGAGACATCGGGGCGCATGGCAATACGATGATCCGCACGCCGAATCTGGACAGGCTGCACGGGCAATCGGTAAGGCTAACGGATTTTCACGTGGACCCGACGTGTTCACCGACGCGGGCGGCGTTGCTCACGGGACGTTACTCCACACGCAGCGGCGTTTGGCACACGATCATGGGGCGCTCGCTGATGTATCACGATGAGGTGACGCTGGCGGATGTCTTTAAGGAGAACAAATATCAGACGGGTATCTTCGGGAAGTGGCACCTGGGGGACAGTTATCCGATGCGACCGCAGGATCGCGGGTTTCAGGAGGTGTTGATCCATGGCGGTGGCGGTGTGGGGCAGACACCGGATTTCTGGGGGAATGATTATTTTGATGATACGTATTGGCAGAACGGTGTGGCGAAGGAGTTCAAGGGGTATTGCACGGATGTGTTTTTCAACGGGGCGCTGAGTTTCATTGAGAAGAACAAGGAGAAGCCGTTCTTCGTGTATCTGCCGACGAATGTGCCACACAGCCCTTACAACGTGGCGGAGAAGTATTCGAAGTATTACAAAGACAAGGGAGTGCCTCCTGAAATGGCGAAGTTTTACGGAATGATCGAGCAGTTCGATGAGAACATGGGCGTGCTAATGGGGAAGCTGAAAGAGTGGGGGCTGGAGGAGAATACGATCCTGATCTACCTGACGGATAATGGGACTTCGGCGGGAATCATCCGATCTGCCGGAGCGGGTAAAGGGAAGAAGGCAGCGGAGCCGAGTGGCTGGACGGGATTTAATGCGGGGATGCGCGGGGCGAAGGGCGGAGTGTATGATGGTGGGCATCGGGTGCCGTTTTTTATTCGCTGGCCGAAGGGTGGCATTGGCGGAGGCAAGGATGTGGCGCAGCTCGCGGCGCATATGGATGTGCTGCCGACGTTAGTAGATTTGTGCGGATTGAAATTCACGGCGAAGAATCCGCTGGATGGGAAGAGCGTTGCGCCGTTGTTAAAGGGTGAAGGAAAGAGTTGGCCGGAGCGCACATTCTTCGTGCACACGCAGCGCGAGGAGATTCCGCCGAAGTGGAAGAACAGCGCAGTGATGACATCGCAGTGGCGTTTGGTGAATGGCAAGGAGCTTTACGACATCAAGGCTGATGCGGGGCAGACGGCGGATGTGGCAGCGAAAAATCCTGAAGTGGTGGCGAAGTTGACGGCGGAGTATGAGGCTTGGTGGAAATCGCTGGAGCCGAGTCTGGCACGCTATGGGTGGATCACGCTCGGTGCGCCGCAGGATAATCCGACGCATCTCAACTGCATGGATTGGCATGCGGATCAGGCGCAGATTCCTTGGCATCAGGGCATGATCGACAAAATGCCCGTGGCGAACGGTTACTGGATGGTAGCGGTGGCAGCTTCCGGGAAATACGAAATCACGCTGCGGCATAAACCGGCGGTGGCGAAGTTCGATCTGCAAGCGACTCAAGCGGTAGTGAAAGTGGGTGAGGTGGAGGCAAAGGTTGAGATGCCTGCTGGCGCGAACGAAGTAAAGGTGATGATGAATCTACCAAAAGGGCAGGCGAAGATGCAGACGTGGCTGAAGGATGCGGCGAAAGGTGAGGAACGCGGGGCGTTCTTTGTCGAGGTGAAGAAAGTGGATTGA
- a CDS encoding sulfatase: protein MRSLNYLLMVMGLVLTIGEVSAATKPNVVFILIDDYGWADVGVHGSKFYKTPNIDKMAAQGARFTDGYAACPVCSPTRASIMTGKYPARLQITDWLPGRGDKPDQKLAVPKIQQQLPLAEVTLAEALKAGGYVTAHIGKWHLGGEGFEPQKQGFDINIAGDHTGTPVTYFAPFEAAGKNGGPTRSMPGLEKSEPGEYLTDRLALEAEKFIEANKSKPFFLYLSHYGVHTPMRAKADVIAKYKSDGKVGTQTNAIYAAMVESMDDSVGRVLKKLEELKLTENTLVVFTSDNGGLCVVEGSNTPATINSPLREGKGYLYEGGIRTPWVVQWPGVIKAGTVFTNAVSSVDFYPTILAATGTPMPKESKVDGVSLVALLKGGAAPKRDSLYWHYPHYSNQGGRPGGAIREGDLKLIEFYDDGRLELFDVRKDKGESRNLAEEQKATAIRLQRKLDQWRRDLKAQMMEENPAYVANPQASNGDIVLHAKSANIHGTMVRYEPLPHKNTLGFWVRAEDSVSWDFTVTKPGKFTVEALQGCGTGNGGSEVEFRVGEQKLKLVVEDTGHFQNFKAKELGSITIDKPGRYTLNVQPLTKAKAAVMDLRMVTLKAGS from the coding sequence ATGAGATCTCTTAATTATTTACTGATGGTGATGGGGCTGGTGCTGACGATTGGTGAAGTGTCAGCGGCTACCAAACCGAATGTCGTATTCATCTTGATCGATGATTACGGCTGGGCGGATGTGGGCGTGCATGGGAGCAAGTTCTACAAGACACCGAACATCGACAAGATGGCGGCGCAGGGGGCGCGATTCACGGATGGGTATGCGGCGTGTCCGGTGTGCTCACCGACGCGCGCGAGCATCATGACGGGCAAGTATCCGGCGCGGTTGCAGATCACGGATTGGTTACCGGGGCGCGGCGATAAACCGGATCAGAAACTGGCGGTGCCCAAGATACAGCAGCAATTGCCGCTAGCAGAGGTGACGCTGGCGGAGGCGTTGAAGGCGGGTGGGTATGTGACGGCGCACATTGGTAAGTGGCACTTGGGCGGTGAGGGGTTTGAGCCGCAGAAGCAGGGGTTTGATATCAATATCGCCGGGGATCATACGGGAACGCCGGTGACGTATTTCGCACCATTTGAAGCGGCTGGCAAGAATGGTGGACCGACGCGCTCGATGCCGGGCTTGGAGAAGAGTGAGCCAGGTGAATATCTGACGGATCGATTGGCGCTGGAGGCGGAGAAGTTCATTGAGGCTAACAAGAGTAAACCGTTCTTCCTCTATCTCTCGCATTACGGAGTGCATACGCCGATGCGGGCGAAGGCGGATGTCATCGCGAAATACAAGAGCGATGGCAAGGTGGGCACGCAGACGAATGCGATCTATGCGGCGATGGTGGAATCCATGGACGATAGCGTGGGGCGGGTGTTGAAGAAATTGGAGGAGCTAAAGCTGACAGAGAACACGCTGGTGGTGTTCACGTCGGATAATGGCGGGCTGTGCGTGGTGGAGGGGTCGAATACGCCGGCAACGATCAACAGTCCCTTGCGCGAGGGCAAAGGGTATCTGTATGAGGGCGGGATTCGCACGCCGTGGGTGGTGCAGTGGCCGGGTGTGATCAAGGCGGGCACGGTGTTCACGAATGCGGTGAGTTCGGTGGATTTTTACCCGACCATTCTCGCAGCGACGGGCACGCCGATGCCGAAGGAGAGCAAGGTGGATGGCGTGAGCTTGGTGGCATTGCTCAAAGGCGGTGCGGCACCCAAGCGGGATTCGCTTTACTGGCATTATCCGCATTATAGCAACCAAGGCGGGCGACCAGGTGGGGCGATTCGTGAGGGGGATTTGAAGTTGATCGAGTTTTATGATGACGGGCGGCTCGAATTGTTCGATGTGCGGAAGGATAAGGGTGAATCGCGCAATCTGGCGGAGGAGCAGAAGGCGACGGCGATTCGATTGCAGCGGAAGCTGGATCAGTGGCGTCGCGACCTGAAGGCGCAGATGATGGAGGAGAATCCGGCGTATGTGGCGAATCCACAGGCGTCGAATGGAGACATCGTGCTACATGCGAAGTCGGCGAATATCCATGGCACGATGGTGCGGTATGAGCCGCTACCGCATAAGAACACGTTGGGCTTTTGGGTGCGGGCGGAGGATAGCGTGAGCTGGGATTTCACGGTGACGAAGCCGGGCAAGTTCACGGTGGAGGCGTTGCAAGGGTGCGGCACGGGCAATGGCGGGAGCGAGGTGGAGTTCCGTGTGGGTGAGCAGAAATTGAAGCTGGTGGTGGAGGACACAGGACATTTCCAGAATTTCAAGGCGAAGGAGTTGGGCAGTATCACGATCGACAAGCCGGGGCGCTATACGTTGAACGTGCAGCCGTTGACGAAGGCGAAGGCGGCGGTGATGGATCTGAGGATGGTGACGTTGAAGGCGGGGAGTTAG
- a CDS encoding type II toxin-antitoxin system VapB family antitoxin, producing the protein MKTTIDIPDEVLKEVMRHTGAKTKREAVVTAVERFNKRKRLEALNARVRGSFKNFMTQEDLKEMREDKKWEAGK; encoded by the coding sequence ATGAAGACGACGATTGATATTCCTGATGAGGTGCTGAAGGAAGTGATGCGGCATACGGGGGCTAAAACCAAACGGGAAGCAGTTGTGACGGCGGTGGAGCGGTTTAACAAACGGAAACGGTTGGAAGCGTTGAATGCGCGGGTGCGTGGAAGTTTCAAGAACTTCATGACGCAGGAAGATTTGAAGGAGATGCGGGAAGATAAAAAGTGGGAGGCGGGGAAGTGA
- a CDS encoding PIN domain-containing protein: MKLIDTSSWIYYLRSLDSEASKRVEKLILEEEAAWCDVTLVELWNGVRGAKEKRDLAELEKEITLLSVDSEVWQQAKQLAVACRDAGLTAPMADIVIAACAKTYDVELEHCDRHFEKILQIAAKL, translated from the coding sequence GTGAAGCTGATCGATACGTCCAGTTGGATCTACTATTTGCGGTCTTTGGATTCCGAGGCAAGCAAACGGGTGGAGAAGCTGATTTTGGAAGAGGAAGCGGCTTGGTGTGACGTGACCTTAGTGGAGCTATGGAATGGGGTTCGGGGAGCCAAAGAGAAACGTGATTTAGCCGAGTTGGAGAAAGAAATTACACTTTTAAGCGTCGATTCTGAGGTCTGGCAACAGGCAAAGCAATTGGCGGTAGCTTGCCGGGATGCGGGATTGACCGCGCCTATGGCGGATATTGTCATCGCCGCTTGTGCCAAGACGTATGATGTGGAGTTGGAGCATTGTGACCGGCATTTTGAGAAAATTCTCCAAATAGCTGCGAAACTGTGA
- the pheT gene encoding phenylalanine--tRNA ligase subunit beta: MKVTYNWLKQYVDFDWSPDEMVERLTMIGLEVEGVQKLGGEFEGIVVAQVITRDKHPNADKLSVCRVNDGKGERQIVCGAQNFQAGDKVPLILPGASLPMKPGDKEPFTIKVGKIRSVESHGMMCSPQELGLPDQVDGLLILKADAKVGQPFAEYLGRAGSDVVYDLETTPNRPDWNSVIGIAREISALTGNPLKVPDVSGLKEAAGGKASDLVAVRVEDAELNPRYTARVIKGVKIGPSPDWLRSTLEKVGLRSISNVVDVTNYVMLEIGQPLHAFDYHLIAKSAEGKPTIVVRRATEGEKFKTLDNNERTLTTENLLIADEQKGIALAGVMGGLNTEINDQTVDVLIESAYFKPQNIRATSKKLELRTDSSYRFERGGDVGICDWASRRAAQLILETAGGQLAEGVVDAYSQVIAAKEISLRHAQVKTVLGIDIAVEQHVSYLKNLGVEVVSSAGDSTSFRIPTFRVDLKREIDLIEEIARMYGVDKIPSTAPRGANGAHPYDVVHDQLAEARRILTGLGLNEALGQTLIADSAAKLVTVGDSLVALANPLSNDMNVLRPSLLPGLLDSLRHNISHKNYDVAMFEVGRVFVQNGGATKEERRVAIALTGQRNQNFWSGEDRDAKFDAYDLKGVLESFLEAFGLKGLSYTRRDNTTSLFIESATIQLGKLPLGEMGQVIPMLAKKYDLRDAVFVAELNLDQLLARRNTGRSFKSLPQFPSSRRDVAMLVPEATTHDAVLTVVRQAKPANLETVELFDIFRGKNVPEGQKSVAYAFTYRGADKTLTDTDVNSAHEGLLKQLTAKLGAVMR; the protein is encoded by the coding sequence ATGAAAGTTACTTACAACTGGCTTAAACAATACGTGGATTTTGACTGGTCGCCGGATGAGATGGTGGAACGGCTGACCATGATCGGTCTGGAAGTGGAAGGCGTGCAGAAGCTCGGCGGTGAGTTTGAGGGCATCGTCGTGGCGCAGGTCATCACGCGCGACAAGCATCCGAATGCCGACAAACTGTCCGTCTGCCGAGTGAATGACGGCAAGGGTGAGCGCCAGATCGTGTGCGGTGCGCAGAATTTTCAGGCGGGCGACAAAGTGCCGCTCATCCTGCCGGGCGCCTCGCTGCCCATGAAGCCGGGTGACAAGGAGCCTTTCACTATCAAAGTGGGAAAGATCCGCAGTGTGGAGTCGCACGGCATGATGTGCTCGCCGCAGGAGTTGGGCTTGCCGGATCAGGTGGATGGCCTGCTCATCTTGAAGGCGGATGCAAAAGTCGGACAGCCGTTCGCGGAATATCTCGGACGCGCGGGCAGTGATGTGGTCTATGACTTGGAGACGACGCCGAATCGTCCGGACTGGAACAGTGTCATCGGTATCGCGCGCGAAATCAGTGCTTTGACGGGGAATCCATTGAAGGTGCCGGATGTATCCGGCTTGAAAGAAGCGGCGGGAGGGAAGGCCAGTGACCTTGTCGCTGTGCGGGTGGAAGATGCGGAATTGAATCCGCGCTATACGGCGCGCGTTATTAAGGGCGTGAAGATCGGGCCGAGCCCGGATTGGTTGCGCTCCACCCTGGAGAAGGTTGGTCTGCGCAGCATCAGCAACGTCGTCGATGTGACGAACTATGTGATGCTGGAGATCGGCCAACCTTTGCACGCGTTCGATTATCATCTCATCGCGAAGAGTGCGGAGGGCAAGCCGACCATCGTGGTGCGTCGCGCCACGGAAGGTGAGAAGTTCAAAACGCTCGATAACAACGAGCGCACGTTGACGACGGAGAATCTGCTCATCGCGGATGAACAGAAGGGCATCGCGCTCGCGGGTGTGATGGGCGGTCTGAACACGGAGATCAATGATCAGACGGTGGATGTGTTGATCGAGAGCGCTTATTTCAAGCCGCAGAATATCCGGGCGACGTCCAAGAAATTGGAACTGCGCACGGATTCTTCCTATCGCTTCGAGCGCGGCGGTGATGTGGGCATTTGCGATTGGGCGAGCCGCCGGGCGGCGCAACTCATCCTCGAAACGGCTGGCGGTCAATTGGCCGAGGGCGTGGTGGATGCGTATTCGCAGGTGATCGCGGCGAAGGAGATTTCATTGCGCCATGCGCAAGTAAAGACGGTGCTGGGCATCGATATCGCGGTGGAGCAGCACGTGAGTTATCTCAAGAACTTGGGGGTAGAAGTGGTTTCCAGCGCGGGTGATTCGACGAGCTTCCGCATCCCGACGTTCCGGGTTGATCTGAAGCGCGAGATCGATCTGATCGAGGAGATCGCGCGCATGTATGGCGTGGATAAGATTCCGTCCACGGCTCCGCGGGGCGCGAATGGCGCGCATCCGTATGACGTGGTGCATGATCAACTGGCTGAGGCGCGTCGCATCCTGACGGGCTTGGGCTTGAATGAGGCGCTGGGGCAGACGCTCATCGCGGACAGTGCGGCGAAACTGGTGACGGTGGGTGATTCGCTCGTGGCGTTGGCCAATCCTTTGAGCAATGACATGAACGTGCTGCGTCCGAGTTTGTTGCCTGGGTTGTTGGATTCGCTGCGGCACAATATCAGCCATAAGAATTACGATGTGGCGATGTTCGAGGTCGGTCGCGTGTTCGTGCAGAACGGTGGTGCGACCAAGGAGGAGCGTCGTGTGGCCATCGCACTTACTGGTCAGCGTAATCAGAACTTCTGGAGCGGTGAAGATCGTGACGCGAAGTTTGATGCGTATGATCTGAAGGGCGTGCTGGAGAGCTTCTTGGAAGCGTTCGGATTGAAGGGGCTGAGCTACACGCGTCGTGATAACACGACCAGCTTGTTCATCGAATCGGCCACGATCCAGTTGGGCAAGTTGCCACTGGGCGAGATGGGACAAGTGATCCCGATGCTGGCGAAGAAGTATGACTTGCGTGATGCGGTGTTCGTCGCGGAGTTGAACTTGGACCAGTTGCTGGCGCGTCGGAATACGGGACGTTCGTTTAAATCGTTGCCGCAATTCCCGAGCAGCCGTCGCGATGTGGCGATGCTGGTGCCTGAGGCGACGACACATGACGCCGTGCTCACAGTGGTGCGCCAGGCTAAGCCAGCAAACTTGGAGACGGTGGAGCTGTTCGACATCTTCCGCGGCAAGAACGTGCCTGAGGGGCAGAAGAGCGTGGCCTATGCGTTCACGTATCGTGGCGCGGACAAAACGCTGACGGATACAGATGTGAACAGCGCGCACGAAGGTTTGCTCAAGCAGCTTACGGCAAAGCTGGGCGCGGTGATGCGGTAA
- a CDS encoding 1-acyl-sn-glycerol-3-phosphate acyltransferase codes for MKLLCLIIQQLLRWIIRIYYPRIEITGREHIPTIGPVIFVANHANALIDPVLLGIVAKRPVVFLTKAPLFDIPVFGRFLQSLGMIPAYRASDDAKQVRRNLDSVERAAQALTSGIAIGVFPEGISHDGLHLEKIRSGAARIALKAFENEAKDLVIVPVGFNFERKEKFRSSIWVRIGEPVNLAEWLKTEPEVEAQRIRHLRETINARLCETVIHLEEAEWEPLLDDLEALIPKKFHPGQDPVIGLKRRQWLAAGMNHFNQTERRRARTLAVAILRHHRELEAIGLTPASPIMRLKGPAFATLLFWRTITLCAGVIPTVLGTVQHIVPFFLTRWLAHRVSANKRITLAQARLGFGLPIYAAWYFFVWYWGQSYFLPWVATVWTILMPFCGVYALSYWRQVVEAASLWWHQILTVFHREELKTIRREQTRLGNELLALGDDFSREHPVEEPPENTFAWMWLIRRTVRWTVGLAIAGFLIIWLTVLTRNEAFPELTRQGPNLSAYSTASLTEKITADEKALINILTGLTELEKKTVLLNREFLDGKRTFYNQDDDDLVRRLELSLISYRTELLRLLWDYQGHAEIADENLRLRAFLLMLTSGSALYENSYKFVYMFADDPVVIKKLNEGDPRWNIPNGLYDQVRENLRLPQHQKLLANGFEHYRRFTPLLEAQGLTGKEPYRSFATQLRQTEMMMSDAKVGVLSESFLAAVKEAKFLGKSAIYKGQSAVSTWVGDTRVRQPRAGQALVQPRQLAEMRHLAQPGDILIERQNWFLSRAFMPGYWAHAALYVGSVQDLVAMGLDEDPRVKPHWRKFTQRDEAGHEYVILEAVPAGVRMTTMEHCLGVADSAAVLRPRLTKEQIREAIAVAFSHLDKPYDFEFDFFSTDKLVCTELVYRAYDTDMNFPLVEVMGRRTLPPTEMVRYFADNLNKPDRELDFVAFYDGKENLSHAVESTAEELAKSVNRPALTWLQKK; via the coding sequence ATGAAACTGCTCTGTCTTATCATACAACAACTGCTTCGTTGGATCATCCGCATCTACTACCCGCGTATCGAGATCACCGGCCGCGAGCACATTCCCACAATCGGCCCGGTCATCTTCGTCGCCAATCACGCCAATGCCCTCATCGATCCTGTCCTCCTCGGCATTGTAGCCAAACGTCCCGTCGTCTTCCTGACGAAAGCCCCGCTCTTCGATATTCCCGTATTCGGTCGTTTCCTGCAAAGCCTCGGCATGATCCCCGCCTATCGCGCCAGCGATGACGCCAAGCAAGTCCGCCGTAATCTGGATTCCGTCGAAAGAGCTGCCCAAGCCCTCACCTCCGGCATCGCCATCGGCGTATTCCCTGAAGGCATCAGCCACGATGGCCTGCACCTGGAAAAAATCCGTTCCGGCGCGGCGCGCATCGCTCTCAAAGCATTTGAGAACGAAGCCAAAGACCTCGTCATCGTTCCCGTAGGTTTTAATTTCGAACGGAAAGAAAAATTCCGCAGCTCCATCTGGGTTCGCATCGGTGAACCCGTTAATCTCGCCGAATGGTTAAAGACCGAGCCTGAGGTCGAAGCCCAACGCATCCGTCACCTGCGCGAAACCATCAATGCGCGTCTCTGCGAAACCGTCATCCATCTCGAAGAAGCCGAATGGGAACCGCTGCTGGATGATCTCGAAGCCCTGATCCCCAAAAAATTCCATCCCGGCCAAGACCCTGTCATCGGCCTCAAGCGCCGCCAATGGCTGGCCGCTGGAATGAATCATTTCAATCAGACTGAACGCCGCCGCGCCCGCACACTCGCCGTTGCGATTCTCCGCCACCATCGCGAACTCGAAGCCATCGGCCTCACGCCCGCTTCCCCCATCATGCGGTTGAAAGGCCCGGCCTTTGCTACTCTGCTCTTCTGGCGAACCATTACGCTCTGCGCCGGTGTCATCCCTACCGTGCTCGGCACGGTGCAGCACATCGTTCCTTTCTTCCTCACGCGCTGGCTCGCTCACCGTGTCTCGGCGAATAAACGCATCACGCTCGCTCAAGCCCGGCTCGGCTTCGGTCTGCCCATCTACGCCGCGTGGTATTTCTTTGTCTGGTATTGGGGCCAGTCCTACTTCCTCCCATGGGTCGCCACCGTCTGGACCATTCTCATGCCCTTCTGCGGCGTGTATGCGCTCAGCTATTGGCGGCAAGTGGTCGAAGCCGCCTCCCTGTGGTGGCACCAGATACTCACCGTCTTTCATCGAGAGGAACTCAAAACCATCCGCCGCGAACAAACGCGCCTTGGCAATGAACTGCTCGCTCTCGGTGACGATTTCAGCCGCGAACATCCCGTAGAAGAACCGCCGGAGAACACCTTCGCCTGGATGTGGCTCATCCGCCGCACCGTGCGCTGGACGGTAGGCCTCGCCATCGCAGGCTTCCTCATCATCTGGCTCACAGTATTGACGCGTAACGAAGCCTTTCCCGAACTCACCCGACAAGGCCCCAATCTCAGCGCCTACTCTACTGCTTCCTTAACAGAGAAAATCACCGCCGATGAAAAAGCCCTCATCAACATCCTCACCGGCCTGACCGAGCTGGAGAAAAAGACCGTCCTGCTCAATCGCGAATTCCTCGATGGCAAGCGCACCTTCTACAATCAAGATGACGACGACTTGGTCCGCCGTCTCGAGCTATCCCTCATCAGCTATCGCACGGAACTGCTTCGCCTGCTCTGGGATTACCAAGGCCACGCTGAGATCGCGGATGAAAACCTCCGCCTGCGCGCCTTTTTGCTCATGCTCACCAGCGGCTCGGCGCTTTACGAGAATTCCTACAAATTCGTATACATGTTCGCCGATGACCCCGTGGTCATCAAAAAGCTGAACGAAGGCGACCCGCGCTGGAACATCCCCAATGGCCTCTACGATCAAGTCCGCGAAAATCTTCGCCTGCCGCAGCACCAGAAACTGCTCGCGAATGGTTTCGAGCATTATCGACGCTTCACTCCCTTGCTAGAAGCACAAGGACTGACTGGCAAAGAACCTTATCGCTCCTTCGCCACTCAGCTTCGCCAGACCGAGATGATGATGAGCGATGCCAAAGTCGGCGTCCTAAGTGAAAGTTTTCTCGCCGCAGTCAAAGAGGCGAAATTCCTTGGCAAATCCGCTATCTACAAAGGCCAATCCGCTGTTTCCACCTGGGTCGGCGATACCCGCGTGCGCCAACCACGAGCCGGTCAAGCACTTGTCCAACCTCGTCAACTTGCAGAGATGCGTCATCTCGCCCAACCCGGAGATATCCTCATCGAGCGACAGAACTGGTTCCTCTCCCGCGCCTTCATGCCTGGCTACTGGGCACACGCCGCTCTCTACGTCGGCTCGGTGCAAGACCTCGTCGCCATGGGTCTCGATGAAGACCCACGCGTGAAACCGCACTGGCGCAAGTTCACCCAACGCGATGAGGCAGGCCATGAATACGTCATTCTCGAAGCAGTTCCCGCCGGTGTCCGCATGACCACCATGGAGCATTGCCTCGGCGTGGCCGATTCCGCCGCGGTCCTTCGTCCGCGTCTGACTAAAGAGCAGATCCGCGAAGCCATCGCCGTCGCCTTCAGCCATCTCGATAAACCCTACGATTTCGAATTCGATTTCTTCAGCACAGACAAACTCGTCTGCACTGAGCTAGTCTATCGCGCCTACGATACCGATATGAATTTCCCGCTCGTCGAAGTCATGGGCCGCCGCACGCTGCCACCCACTGAAATGGTCCGTTACTTCGCCGACAATTTGAACAAGCCCGATCGCGAACTCGATTTCGTCGCCTTCTACGACGGCAAAGAAAACCTCTCCCACGCCGTAGAAAGCACCGCGGAAGAACTCGCCAAATCAGTCAATCGCCCCGCCCTTACATGGCTGCAGAAGAAATAA